A window of the Miscanthus floridulus cultivar M001 chromosome 14, ASM1932011v1, whole genome shotgun sequence genome harbors these coding sequences:
- the LOC136503391 gene encoding uncharacterized protein, translating to MAGRGDGAAVLVEEFQELRTQMNDLMQQLQTLQLNMPHREPPPNEDDDNEDNEAPRRAAGHGHGRGGFGHGFGHARRVLVGGRDYDGDDDMLSDMDDHRHGGGHHGYRDRHCRRNDDGLRNVKVSIPPFSGQENADAYFEWETKVEQIFDLYEYSAEKKARTEYQRVGHVRITWEDMKREMRHHFVPAYYSRDLHLKLKRLVQGITEDEESTMARFLVGLNKPIADKQGDVTPQFQQQGAATPKSSSRGANRYLPTSSKQLDVKGKAVSSSQPTSSTAATQRKTSKIECFKCGGHGHKQAECPNRRTIIALADGSYDSQSEEEDEFNNVFADLNLDTCEYSAEDGTFELGLNCLAIQPIPTFAHNDLLQDVVSPSFDEITSDDFDELLADFPDLTRSIMNTPSPSLVVRRVLSTQFVAAEQGQHHNLFQSRCKVKGQVCRFIIDGGSCNNIVSALLVEKLGLQPRRHPHPYHIQWLNNSGTVKVSAMIRLSFSIGDYHGEVDCDIVPMQACHLLLGQPWQFDMDSVHFGRSNKYTFIANDKVVLVPLSPEEIHVSDVARMKREESEKRKLSETHNTSKEDSSKASSHIKPHSTLKQPHQTECLFVSRSDLRNVTNTTAPFFVLLYKEVLLSTNDLPCSLPSVVLDLLQDFEDVFPDELPAGLPPLRGIEHQFDLVPGASLPNHPAYRTNLEETKEIQQQVKELLDKGSFDEHLDHIHQVLAVLRADKLYGNIAKCTFCTDRVVFLGFVVSVDGIQVDEEKVKAIKDWPIPTNVSQVRSFHGLAGFYRRFVKDFSTIAAPLNNLTKKDVPFKWGDEQDQAFNELKTKLCEAPLLQLPDFGKTFEIECDASGIGIGGVLLQEGKHVAYFSKKLNGPHLNYSVYDKELYALVRVLEVWQHYLLPKEFVIHSDHEALKYLKSQGKLNRRHAKWIEFIETFPYVVKHKRGKDNIVADALSRRCGLVTQLDTKVLGLESIKTLYAADSDFKEPFSHCIAEYYVHDGFFISD from the exons ATGGCAGGACGTGGAGATGGTGCCGCTGTTTTGGTGGAGGAATTCCAGGAGCTGCGTACACAAATGAATGATTTGATGCAACAACTACAAACTCTCCAATTGAACATGCCTCATAGAGAACCACCACCAAatgaggatgatgacaatgaggataACGAGGCACCACGTCGTGCCGCTGGTCATGGACATGGACGTGGTGGGTTTGGCCATGGTTTTGGTCATGCTCGGCGCGTTCTAGTTGGAGGTAGAgattatgatggtgatgatgatatgtTGTCCGACATGGATGATCATCGACATGGTGGTGGCCATCATGGTTATCGTGACCGCCATTGTCGTCGTAATGATGATGGTTTAAGAAACGTGAAAGTGTCTATTCCCCCTTTCAGCGGACAGGAGAATGCTGATGCTTATTTTGAATGGGAGACCAAGGTGGAACAAATATTTGATTTGTATGAATACTCTGCTGAAAAGAAG GCCCGTACTGAATATCAGAGAGTTGGGCATGTTCGTATAACTTGGGAAGACATGAAGAGAGAAATGCGACATCATTTTGTTCCAGCATATTACTCTCGTGATCTACATTTGAAGCTGAAACGTCTTGTGCAAG GGATAACTGAAGATGAGGAATCCACAATGGCTCGGTTTCTAGTTGGCCTCAATAAACCCATTGCTGATAAA CAAGGGGATGTCACGCCTCAATTCCAACAGCAAGGAGCTGCAACGCCCAAATCTTCATCTCGTGGAGCAAATAGatatcttccaacttcttccaaacaATTGGATGTGAAAGGTAAAGCTGTGAGTTCAAGTCAGCCCACTTCTTCTACTGCAGCCACCCAACGCAAGACAAGCAAGATTGAGTGTTttaagtgtggtggtcatgggCATAAGCAAGCTGAATGTCCCAATCGTCGTACTATTATTGCACTTGCTGATGGTTCTTATGATTCCCAAAGTGAAGAGGAGGACGAGTTTAACAATGTATTTGCAGATCTTAATCTTGACACTTGTGAGTATTCAGCAGAGGATGGTACATTTGAGCTAGGtctaaattgtttagccattcaacCTATTCCAACTTTTGCTCACAATGACCTATTACAAGATGTTGTTTCTCCATCTTTCGACGAGATTACTAGTGATGATTTTGATGAGTTGCTTGCTGATTTTCCTGATTTGACGCGTTCTATAATGAACACACCATCTCCTTCTTTGGTGGTGAGGCGAGTTCTTTCCACTCAATTTGTTGCTGCTGAACAAGGACAacaccataatttgtttcaatccAGATGCAAAGTGAAAGGACAAGTGTGCCGTTTCATCATAGATGGTGGGAGCTGCAATAATATTGTTAGTGCTTTGCTTGTTGAGAAGCTTGGTTTGCAGCCACGTCGCCatccacatccataccatataCAATGGTTGAATAATTCTGGGACAGTTAAGGTTTCAGCCATGATTCGTTTGTCATTTTCCATTGGTGATTATCATGGAGAGGTTGATTGTGATATTGTCCCCATGCAAGCATGCCATTTGCTGCTTGGTCAGCCCTGGCAATTTGATATGGATTCGGTGCATTTTGGACGATCTAACAAATACACTTTCATTGCCAATGACAAGGTGGTTCTTGTTCCATTATCTCCAGAGGAGATACATGTTTCAGATGTGGCTCGCATGAAAAGAGAGGAATCTGAAAAAAGAAAACTGAGTGAGACCCACAACACTAGTAAGGAAGATAGTTCTAAAGCATCCAGCCACATAAAGCCCCATTCCACTTTAAAACAGCCACACCAAACTGAGTGCTTATTTGTGAGCAGGAGTGATTTGAGAAATGTGACAAACACTACAGCCCCATTCTTTGTACTATTGTACAAGGAGGTTTTACTTTCCACTAACGACTTACCTTGCTCGCTGCCTAGTGTTGTTCTTGATTTGTTACAGGACTTTgaggatgtttttcctgatgagctACCAGCTGGACTTCCCCCACTTCGTGGCATTGAGCATCAATTTGACTTGGTCCCTGGTGCTTCTCTTCCCAACCATCCAGCATACCGCACAAACCTCGAAGAAACAAAGGAAATTCAGCAACAGGTAAAAGAGCTTTTGGACAAAGG ATCATttgatgaacaccttgatcataTCCATCAAGTTCTTGCTGTTTTGAGAGCTGACAAATTGTATGGAAACATTGCTAAATGCACATTTTGCACAGACCGTGTTGTTTTTCTTGGATTTGTTGTTTCTGTAGATGGAATTCAAGTTGATGAAGAAAAGGTTAAAGCAATAAAGGATTGGCCTATACCTACAAATGTGAGTCAAGTTCGAAGTTTTCATGGTCTTGCAGGTTTTTACAGGcgttttgttaaagatttcagcaccatcgcTGCACCcctcaacaatttgacaaagaagGATGTTCCATTCAAGTGGGGTGATGAACAAGACCAAGCCTTCAATGAGCTAAAAACAAAGCTTTGTGAAGCACCGCTGCTACAACTTCCTGATTTTGGTAAGACATTTGAGatcgaatgtgatgcaagtggtattGGCATAGGAGGTGTACTACTTCAAGAAGGTAAACATGTTGCCTACTTTTCTAAAAAGTTGAATGGTCCACATCTGAATTATTCTGTCTATGATAAAGAGCTTTATGCCTTAGTTCGAGTTTTGGAAGTTTGGCAACATTATTTGTTACCTAAAGAATTTGTCATCcattctgatcatgaagctttgaaatatctaaaaagtcaaggcaaactgaaccgtagacatgctaaATGGATTGAGTTCATTGAAACATTTCCCTATGTTGTAAAACATAAGCGTGGAAAAGATAACATTGTTGCCGATGCCTTATCACGGAGATGTGGTTTGGTTACACAATTAGATACAAAAGTGCTTGGTTTGGAATCCATTAAAACACTCTATGCAGCTGATTCTGATTTTAAAGAACCTTTCTCTCATTGCATTGCTGAGTATTATGTGCATGATGGTTTTTTTATTTCGGACTAA